Proteins co-encoded in one Stomoxys calcitrans chromosome 5, idStoCalc2.1, whole genome shotgun sequence genomic window:
- the LOC106089406 gene encoding ubiquitin carboxyl-terminal hydrolase 20 — translation MSKQQPCSHLSAVHHVHHLLDIKLDENNVCANCHYAGPNLWICLCKKCMHIGCSEQANDHSTEHFQRSKDKYLHCIHMNLSSQRAWCYLCEREVPIGGVERPAQIVDPVVRAMRYSDEDNDSDYASGGGNGNGLVGLQNIANTCYMNSALQALSNVIPMTHYFLNCGDLIDHTLEQGAHRCKAGLAKSYQRLMRDMWRRRDDGKPFLAPRSILYGIRSVHPMFRGFQQHDTQEFLRCFMDQLHEELKESSLASYESNKRTFPLQDSQDDQEDEEDISSDISSSSSSQNLETNYVTCDSSNSESSSLCENFVSPNIAKTNTQSSSAISPTSASSCSNTPSLSSSISVRSIVSEIFDGKLLSSVQCLTCDRISTREETFQDLSLPIPNRDFLNVLHQNNSMSVQSLNSIDSASTSTPRAQEGWISWIWNIVRSWLWGPSVTLHDCMASFFSADELKGDNMYSCEKCNKLRTGVKYSRILDLPEVLCIHLKRFRHDLSYSSKISAHVEFPLDNFDMRPYIHKDCKSQVSNYNLTAVICHHGTVGGGHYTCLARNAFTDRWYEFDDHHVNEVSTDTVQNCQAYVLFYQKHNTQIDHLRYEANEMSASYPVSQSDIRFYISREWLARFNTFSEPGPISNWTMLCPHGGVLHTKMPMIHQLAVPISQHLWEFLYSKFGGGPAINMLFECSECKRAAEALAQRQHYEHSVFQRYNGLDAELDSGAIYAISMSWLRTWQKFARGLTHKEPGPINNANIVPSSKEAASKNSPVRSVRTGSDYVQLNAPLWRFLHDIYGGGPEVLLRPSLTEEIVIIDQDELDEEDGMSGGNLSDTESKLGDIRCTNPLPAEYLMQPKDTENVISEMQESDDDDVAATTNATIPKRLSKPKERAINKKYSKNSTLTQKLKHKEYRDLFGPQGNYNPKDETHSLDDEEQEEHKENQGAEDVVNTNNTKKLQYTNAKSKKHSFRNEKRSRNDNVNSDEPTTDARPQNRAGKRGKTKNPVVLRNYHSSPHKNVSLMNDSNETDV, via the exons ATGAGTAAGCAGCAGCCGTGTTCACATTTATCAGCTGTACATCATGTGCATCATCTGCTGGACATCAAACTTGATGAG AATAATGTATGTGCCAATTGCCACTATGCTGGGCCAAATCTGTGGATTTGCCTGTGCAAGAAATGCATGCATATTGGATGTTCCGAACAGGCCAATGATCATAGCACGGAGCATTTCCAACGCAGCAAAGATAAGTACTTGCATTGTATACATATGAATCTATCTTCGCAACGAGCATGGTGTTACCTCTGTGAACGTGAAGTACCCATAGGCGGTGTTGAAAGACCCGCGCAGATTGTGGATCCGGTAGTTCGAGCCATGCGATATTCTGACGAAGACAATGATTCGGATTATGCGTCTGGTGGTGGAAACGGAAATGGTTTGGTGGGTTTACAAAATATAGCCAATACATGTTATATGAATTCCGCTTTACAAGCCCTAAGCAATGTGATACCCATGACTCACTATTTTCTAAATTGCGGTGACTTAATAGACCATACATTGGAGCAAGGAGCTCATCGATGCAAAGCAGGCTTGGCAAAAAGTTATCAACGTTTGATGCGGGACATGTGGCGTAGACGCGATGATGGCAAGCCCTTTTTGGCTCCCCGAAGCATTTTGTATGGCATACGCAGTGTTCATCCTATGTTTCGTGGTTTCCAACAACACGACACCCAAGAATTTCTTAGGTGCTTTATGGACCAGTTACATGAGGAGCTGAAAGAATCGTCTTTAGCCAGTTACGAATCTAACAAAAGAACCTTCCCTCTTCAAGATTcacaagatgatcaagaagacGAAGAAGACATTAGCTCGGATATAAGTTCTTCATCCAGTTCTCAGAATTTAGAAACAAACTATGTTACTTGTGACAGTTCCAACTCGGAATCATCTAGtctatgcgaaaatttcgtttcaCCTAACATCGCAAAAACGAATACGCAATCATCATCGGCCATATCTCCCACATCCGCCTCCTCTTGCAGCAATACACCATCTTTATCATCATCAATTTCGGTTCGTTCCATTGTTAGTGAAATTTTCGATGGCAAACTCTTGTCTTCAGTACAGTGTTTGACTTGTGACCGCATATCTACACGAGAGGAGACGTTTCAAGACCTGTCTCTGCCAATACCGAATAGAGATTTCCTCAACGTCTTGCATCAAAACAATAGCATGAGTGTGCAAAGTTTGAATTCCATCGATTCAGCCAGTACCAGTACACCTCGAGCCCAAGAGGGTTGGATATCATGGATATGGAATATAGTACGATCCTGGTTGTGGGGCCCATCGGTGACATTGCACGATTGTATGGCCAGTTTCTTTAGTGCGGACGAGCTGAAAGGCGACAATATGTACAGCTGCGAGAAGTGTAATAAATTGCGAACGGGTGTAAAGTACTCACGCATCCTTGACCTGCCCGAAGTCTTGTGCATTCATCTGAAAAGATTCCGTCATGATCTATCGTATAGTTCCAAAATATCAGCGCATGTTGAGTTTCCATTAGACAATTTCGATATGCGGCCATACATACACAAAGATTGCAAATCTCAGGTGTCCAATTACAATCTGACGGCTGTTATTTGTCATCATGGCACTGTCGGAGGTGGTCACTACACTTGCTTGGCTCGTAATGCATTTACCGATCGCTGGTATGAATTTGACGATCACCATGTTAATGAAGTTTCCACCGACACAGTACAAAACTGTCAGGCCTACGTGTTGTTCTATCAAAAGCACAACACTCAAATAGATCACTTGCGATATGAAGCTAATGAAATGTCGGCGTCGTATCCGGTGTCACAGTCTGATATACGATTCTACATTTCACGTGAATGGTTGGCTCGCTTCAACACCTTCTCGGAGCCAGGCCCCATTAGTAACTGGACTATGCTGTGCCCTCATGGAGGTGTTCTGCACACCAAAATGCCAATGATTCATCAATTAGCTGTGCCAATATCGCAACACCTGTGGGAATTCCTATATAGCAAATTTGGGGGTGGTCCTGCTATTAATATGCTATTTGAATGTTCAGAATGCAAGCGGGCTGCCGAAGCATTGGCCCAAAGGCAACATTACGAACATTCCGTATTTCAACGCTACAATGGTTTGGATGCTGAACTTGATTCTGGAGCTATCTATGCAATATCCATGTCTTGGTTAAGAACATGGCAGAAATTTGCCAGGGGCCTGACCCACAAGGAACCTGGTCCCATTAATAATGCCAATATTGTTCCTTCCTCTAAAGAGGCAGCATCCAAGAACTCTCCAGTGCGTAGTGTGCGTACCGGCTCAGATTATGTACAGTTAAATGCTCCGCTATGGCGTTTCTTACATGATATTTATGGAGGTGGACCGGAAGTGTTATTGCGACCTTCTCTAACAGAAGAG ATCGTTATCATCGATCAAGATGAACTGGACGAGGAAGATGGCATGTCTGGTGGAAATTTATCTGATACCGAGAGCAAATTGGGTGACATTCGTTGTACTAACCCACTTCCTGCCGAGTACTTAATGCAACCCAAGGATACGGAAAATGTTATAAGTGAAATGCAGGAatcggatgatgatgatgtagcAGCCACTACAAATGCAACAATTCCCAAGAGACTATCAAAGCCAAAGGAAAGAGcaatcaataagaaatattccaaaaattccaCTTTAACACAAAAGCTTAAGCATAAGGAATATAGAGACTTGTTTGGACCTCAAG GCAATTATAATCCCAAAGATGAAACACATTCCCTCGATGATGAAGAGCAGGAAGAGCATAAAGAAAACCAAGGCGCCGAAGATGTTGTTAACACAAACAACACCAAAAAGTTGCAATATACAAATGCCAAATCCAAGAAACATTCATTCCGCAATGAAAAACGTTCCCGCAATGACAATGTAAATTCTGATGAACCAACTACGGACGCACGGCCACAAAATCGTGCTGGAAAACGGGGTAAAACGAAAAATCCCGTTGTTTTGAGAAATTATCATTCTTCGccacataaaaatgtttccCTTATGAATGATTCCAATGAAACTGACGTTTAG